GCGCGGAGCCGGTGGACGGTGACACCGGTGCCTAGGCGCCCGGATGCCGGTGGGCCGCCTCCCGAGGGCGGTCCCGCCGACGACGGGGCGGTGCCCGAGGCCACCGGACCGGACGCCGGCTCGGCCCCCGCCGACGACGGGGGCGCCCCGGACGGCGGGCCGGGCGGACCGGCATCCGACGAGGCGACCCGCATCTCCGACGCGGCGGCGTCCGCCCTGGCCCGGGCGCGTGCGTCGGCGGCCGAGAAGGGCCTGCGGCCCGGCATGCGGCCCAAGAAGAAGAAGTGGGCCCCGGGCGTCGCGCCGATGCTGTCGGGGTCGGCCCGTGACGGCCGTGACCCGGCGCTGCTCGGCGACCAGCTCGACCGGCTGCTGCTCGACCGCGGCTGGAAGGTCGACGTCGCCGTCGGGTCGGTCATGGGGCGCTGGCCCGACATCGTCGGGCCCGACGTCGCCGGGCACGTCGAGCCGCTCAGCTTCACCGACGGCGTGCTCACGTTGCGCGCCGACTCGACCGCGTGGGCCCAGCAGATGCGGCTGCTCGCCTCCTCGGTGCTCGCCCGGGTCGAGGAGGAGATCGGGCCCGGCCAGGTGAGCGAGCTCAAGGTGCTCGGGCCGAGCGCACCCTCGTGGCGGCACGGCGCGCGGCGCTCGCCCGACAGCCGCGGGCCCCGCGACACGTACGGGTGACCGGTGCGCGTGGGCCGGCCGCGGCCCACGCCGCTCGTCCACAGGGGCAGGGTCCGCTCCCCGCCGATTGTCGGTGAGTCGGAGCAGACTGCTGCCATGACGACGACGAGCCCGACCCCCGCGACCGGCCACGAGGCACCCCACAGCTGCACGATCGTGCCGCCCTACGTCCTCGAGGCGCTGGCCTCGAGCGACGAGCCGGCGGTCGCCGAACGGGCCCGCGCGGCGCTCGAGCGCGACCGGGCCATCCGCTCGGCCCGGCGCTCGCCCGAGGCGGGTCGCGGCACGGCGACGGGGGCGCCCACCCCGGCCGACCAGAGCGGCGAGGGCCCGTCGGAGGGGGCCGCGGGCGAGGGCCCGAAGCGCACCATCGGCGACGCGAAGAGCTCCGAGACCACGCCCGGCACGACGGTGCGCGCCGAGGGCGGGCGGGCGACCGGCGACCCCGCCGCCGACGAGGCCTACGACGGTCTCGGTGACACGTGGCAGCTGTGGTGGCAGGCGTACGAGCGTGACAGCCTCGACGGCAAGGGGATGCCGCTGCTCGCCACCGTCCACTACGGCACGAACTACGACAACGCCTTCTGGGACAGCACGCAGATGGTGTTCGGCGACGGCGACGGGGTGATCTTCGAGCGCTTCACCAAGAGCATCGACGTCATCGGCCACGAGCTGGCCCACGGCGTCACCGAGCACACCGCCGGCCTCATGTACTCCGGCCAGTCGGGTGCGCTCAACGAGTCGGTCAGCGACGTCTTCGGCAGCCTCGTCAAGCAGTTCACCCTCAAGCAGGATGCCGCGTCGGCTGACTGGCTCGTCGGGGCCGACCTGCTCGCGCCCGGCGTGAAGGGCCGCGCGCTGCGCGACATGCGCAACCCTGGCACCGCCTACGACGACCCGCGTCTGGGCAAGGACCCCCAGCCCGCCCACATGCGCGACTACGTGCGCACGAGTGACGACAACGGGGGCGTGCACATCAACTCCGGCATCCCCAACCGGGCGTTCGTGCTCGCGGCCACCACCATCGGG
This is a stretch of genomic DNA from Terracoccus luteus. It encodes these proteins:
- a CDS encoding DUF721 domain-containing protein, translated to MPRRPDAGGPPPEGGPADDGAVPEATGPDAGSAPADDGGAPDGGPGGPASDEATRISDAAASALARARASAAEKGLRPGMRPKKKKWAPGVAPMLSGSARDGRDPALLGDQLDRLLLDRGWKVDVAVGSVMGRWPDIVGPDVAGHVEPLSFTDGVLTLRADSTAWAQQMRLLASSVLARVEEEIGPGQVSELKVLGPSAPSWRHGARRSPDSRGPRDTYG
- a CDS encoding protealysin inhibitor emfourin, with product MTTTSPTPATGHEAPHSCTIVPPYVLEALASSDEPAVAERARAALERDRAIRSARRSPEAGRGTATGAPTPADQSGEGPSEGAAGEGPKRTIGDAKSSETTPGTTVRAEGGRATGDPAADEAYDGLGDTWQLWWQAYERDSLDGKGMPLLATVHYGTNYDNAFWDSTQMVFGDGDGVIFERFTKSIDVIGHELAHGVTEHTAGLMYSGQSGALNESVSDVFGSLVKQFTLKQDAASADWLVGADLLAPGVKGRALRDMRNPGTAYDDPRLGKDPQPAHMRDYVRTSDDNGGVHINSGIPNRAFVLAATTIGGNAWEVAGAIWYAVLSGDGIRADCDFATFAGLTVDAAAAAHGDGSAQQGAVRQAWVEVGVLGMDGTDDAAGGAAVPGSADPSSETPSGEAHGDVPSADTQVQLRRTGGFAGQVRERQVLIGELPEPLARGWQSLLVEPTLQRIAAVADQPRPDAYCYSVVCQPVDLDVTVAEPHLPESIHQLFERTLDID